One window of Cucurbita pepo subsp. pepo cultivar mu-cu-16 chromosome LG19, ASM280686v2, whole genome shotgun sequence genomic DNA carries:
- the LOC111781155 gene encoding CASP-like protein ARALYDRAFT_485429 yields the protein MEELPGALGTSPSLVLRLGQAIFASASLFFMCLEIEFYSYTAFCYLVTIMGLMVPWSLTLAVVDGYSVFVRHLPPQARVTAIIVAGDWVLSFLALAASCSTASVADVLLKVGVPYCSAKLCSRYRLSAAMAFLSWFLSLVSALFNLWLLPSL from the exons atggaagagCTGCCGGGGGCATTGGGCACAAGCCCAAGCTTGGTCCTCCGTTTGGGGCAGGCGATTTTCGCCTCCGCTTCCCTCTTCTTCATGTGTCTCGAAATTGAGTTCTACAGCTACACGGCTTTCTG CTATCTAGTGACAATCATGGGCTTGATGGTTCCTTGGAGTCTGACATTGGCAGTGGTGGACGGATATTCGGTTTTTGTTAGGCATTTACCTCCTCAGGCGAGAGTAACGGCGATCATCGTCGCCGGAGACTGG GTTCTATCATTTCTCGCCTTGGCTGCTTCCTGCTCGACAGCCAGTGTCGCCGACGTGTTGCTCAAAGTCGGGGTGCCGTATTGTTCAGCAAAGCTTTGCAGTAGATATAGACTTTCAGCAGCAATGGCTTTCTTGTCATGGTTTCTTTCTCTGGTTTCTGCCCTCTTCAATCTCtggcttcttccttctttgtaA
- the LOC111781552 gene encoding oxygen-evolving enhancer protein 1, chloroplastic-like, which produces MAASVHAAATLIQPSKLAVSARTANSQLRSSQSVSKAFGVESAGARLTCSLHSDLKDVARKFSDAAKIAGFALATSALVVSGAGAEGVPKRLTFDEIQSKTYLEVKGTGTANQCPTIDGGVDSFAFKSGKYQAKKFCLEPTSFTVKAEGVNKNSPPEFQNTKLMTRLTYTLDEIEGPFEVSDDGSIKFEEKDGIDYAAVTVQLPGGERVPFLFTIKQLVASGKPDSFGGDFLVPSYRGSSFLDPKGRGGSTGYDNAVALPAGGRGDEEELAKENNKNASSSIGKITLSVTKSRPETGEVIGVFESVQPSDTDLGAKAPKDVKIQGVWYAQLES; this is translated from the exons ATGGCGGCCTCAGTACACGCCGCGGCTACGCTTATCCAGCCTTCTAAGTTGGCCGTCTCCGCAAGGACCGCCAACTCTCAACTCAGATCTTCTCAGAGCGTTTCTAAAGCTTTTGGCGTTGAATCTGCCGGAGCTAGACTCACCTGCTCTCTCCACTCCGATCTCAAAGACGTTGCTCGTAAGTTCTCTGATGCCGCCAAGATCGCTGGCTTCGCTCTTGCCACTTCCGCTCTTGTCGTTTCG GGAGCCGGTGCGGAAGGAGTACCAAAGAGACTCACATTTGATGAAATCCAGAGCAAGACATACCTTGAAGTAAAGGGAACTGGAACAGCAAACCAGTGCCCAACCATTGATGGAGGAGTTGATTCATTTGCCTTCAAATCTGGCAAATACCAAGCCAAAAAGTTCTGTCTGGAGCCCACTTCTTTCACTGTCAAGGCAGAGGGAGTGAACAAGAACTCCCCACCAGAATTCCAAAACACCAAGCTCATGACTCGCCTAACTTACACCCTAGACGAGATTGAAGGACCCTTTGAAGTGAGTGATGATGGTTCCATCAAGTTTGAGGAGAAGGATGGAATTGACTATGCTGCTGTCACTGTTCAGCTGCCTGGAGGCGAGCGTGTTCCTTTCCTCTTCACCATCAAACAGTTGGTGGCCTCTGGAAAGCCAGATAGCTTTGGAGGAGACTTCTTGGTGCCATCATACCGTGGCTCCTCCTTCTTGGACCCAAAGGGAAGAGGAGGTTCGACTGGTTATGACAATGCGGTGGCATTGCCGGCTGGTGGAAGAGGTGATGAAGAAGAACTTgctaaagaaaacaacaagaatGCTTCATCTTCAATAGGGAAAATCACTTTGAGTGTGACCAAGAGCAGGCCTGAGACTGGTGAAGTTATTGGTGTGTTTGAGAGCGTTCAGCCATCTGATACTGATTTGGGAGCAAAAGCTCCAAAGGATGTGAAGATCCAGGGTGTCTGGTATGCTCAGCTTGAATCTTAG
- the LOC111780945 gene encoding cold-regulated 413 plasma membrane protein 2, with protein sequence MHPRCLNKYSSSLPCNIFSSQMGRMPYLALNSDPLIDEILNSDFNELKIAATRLIHHAAKLGGKGLGTSFFKWLASFAAIYLLILDRTNWRTNMLTSLLVPYIFFSLPEGIFDLVRGDAGKWIAFVAVVLRLFFPRHFPDWLEIPGSLILLLVAAPGFFVHSLRDHLAGVVICLIIGCYLLQEHIRASGGFRNSLTQSHGISNTLGIVLLLVFPVWAMLARFF encoded by the exons ATGCATCCAAGGTGTTTGAATAAATACTCTTCTTCACTTCCCTGTAACATTTTCTCAAGCCAAATGGGGAGGATGCCATATTTGGCTCTCAATAGTGATCCGCTGATTGATGAGATTTTAAATTCTGATTTCAATGAGCTTAAAATTGCAGCCACCAGGCTTATTCATCATGCCGCCAAGCTCGGTGGAAAGGGCCTTGGGACTTCTTTTTTCAAATGGCTTGCCTCTTTTGCTGCCAT TTACTTGTTGATTTTGGACCGCACGAACTGGAGAACAAACATGCTTACTTCGCTTCTTGTCCCTTACATTTTCTTCAGTCTTCCTGAAGGAATTTTCGACTTAGTGAG aGGGGATGCTGGGAAATGGATTGCCTTCGTTGCAGTGGTATTGAGGCTCTTCTTCCCACGACATTTCCCAG ATTGGCTAGAGATTCCAGGGTCGTTGATTCTGCTTCTGGTGGCAGCACCAGGGTTCTTTGTACACTCATTGAGAGACCACTTGGCTGGCGTCGTGATATGTTTGATCATTGGATGTTACCTTCTGCAAGAGCACATTCGCGCATCAGGTGGCTTCAGAAACTCTCTTACTCAAAGCCATGGCATTTCCAACACCCTTGGCATCGTCCTCCTCCTTGTCTTCCCTGTTTGGGCCATGCTTGCTCGCTTCTTCTAG